DNA sequence from the Cupriavidus oxalaticus genome:
TCGACGACGCCGACCTCGACGCGATCCGCGCGTCCGGGCTGCGGCTGGGCGTATCCACGCACGGTTACGCCGAGATGCTGCGCGTCGCGGCGATCCGCCCGAGCTATCTGGCGCTCGGCGCGATCTTCCCGACCACGACCAAGGTAATGCCGACCCAGCCGCAAGGCATGGGCCGCTTCCGCGCGTATGCGAAGCTGATGCAGCCGGTGATCCCGTCGCTGGTCGGCATCGGTGGCGTCAACGCCACGAATATGCGCGAAGTGCTGGCCGTGGGCGTGGGCAGCGCCGCCGTGGTGCGCGCCGTCACCGAGGCCGACGACGTGCCGGCAGCCGTCGCCCACCTCGTCAGCCTGTTTCCGGCCGAGGCTCTCTGAGCCAGTGGTTTTTCTCCCCTCGCCCTTTGGGAAAGGGCCGGGGGAGAGCGGAGCGAACCACACCTGGTGAGGGCATCGCGTCACCAAGATTTGTGCGACATTCGCCCAGCCGCGGGAACCGGACCGGACCCCGCCGCTATGATGTTGGGCAGCATTCCCCGCCAACCATCCCGCATCGCGCACCATGTCGACCCAGCTCCCCGAAATCATCCCCGCCGCCCCCGGCACGCCCGAGAAGCCCTACTTCGGCATCGATGTCCCGCTGATGCGCTATTTCGGCCTGCAGCCGGAGGTGATCGAGGAGGGCTACTGCCGCACGCGCCTGCCGGCGCACCCGCAGCTGGTGAACAGCCGCGGCGACGTGCACGGCGGCACGCTGATGGCGACGCTGGACTTCACGCTGAGCGGTGCGGCACGCTCGCATGCGCCCACGGAAACGGGCGTGATCACCATCGACATGTCGACCCATTTCCTGGCCGCCGCGCGCGGCGAGCTGACGCTGGAAGCGCGCTGCCTGCGCCGCGGCGCGCGCATCGCCTTCTGCGAAGGCGAAGTGAAGGATGCGGCCGGCACCGTGGTGTGCGTGGCGCGGGCCGCGTTCAAGCTGGTGCCGCTGTCCAGCGGCGGCAACTGATTCCTGCCTGAAAAACCCGCCGCTCAGCCCAGCGCGCGCGGCGCGAAGGCGTGGTTCAGCGGGCCGTTGCCGCTGCCCAGCCGCAGTCCCGCGCCGGCCGCGATGGCCTGCGCCACATAGTCCAGTGCCTTGCCCGCCGCATCTTCCAGCGCATCGCCACGCGCCAGCTGCGACGCGATCGCCGCCGCCAGCGTGCAGCCGGTGCCGTGCAGGTTGCGGGTATCGACGCGCGGGTGCGTGAACACGCGCACGGTCCCGTCTTTCAGCATCAGCATGTCATCCAGCCCGCCGGCGATGCCGGCCGCGCCATCGTCTTCCAGGTGGCCGCCCTTGAGCAGCACGGCCGGGCAGCCCATTGCGATCAGGTCGGCGGCGGCCTGTTCCATGTCGGCGCGGCGCGCGATCCTGCGGCCCAGCAGGTAGGAGGCCTCGGGCAGGTTGGGCGTGACCAGCAGCGCGCGCGGGAACAGCAGCCGCACCATGGCCTGCGTGGTGGCGTCGTCGGACAGCGTCGCGCCCGAAGTCGAGATCATTACCGGATCCACCACCAGCTTGCGGATGCCATGCCGGTCCGCCGCCGCGGCCACGGCCTCGACGATGGCGGCGGTGCCCAGCATGCCGGTCTTGGCCGCGTCCACGCCGATATCGCCGGCCACCGCGTCGATCTGCGCGGCCACCATGTCGGCAGGAATAGCATGCACGCCGGTCACGCCCAGCGTGTTCTGCGCGGTGATCGCAGTGATCGCGCTCATGCCGAAGCAGCCCAGCGCGGAAAAGGTCTTCAGGTCGGCCTGGATGCCGGCGCCGCCGCCGGAGTCGGAGCCGGCGATGGTCAGGGTGCGGGGTGGCGTTGGGATCATCTGTGCGGAAATCAAGGAGGGGCCGGTGCGCAAGGCAGCCGGGCACGCTACAATACCGCCACTCCGAGGAGCGTTGCAACGGATGCGGTAGGCAAAAAGTGCTACCCCATGCATCCGCCAGGCTCGGACTGTCTTCAACGGCGCTCGCTGATCCGTGGTTCGCACG
Encoded proteins:
- the thiD gene encoding bifunctional hydroxymethylpyrimidine kinase/phosphomethylpyrimidine kinase; the protein is MIPTPPRTLTIAGSDSGGGAGIQADLKTFSALGCFGMSAITAITAQNTLGVTGVHAIPADMVAAQIDAVAGDIGVDAAKTGMLGTAAIVEAVAAAADRHGIRKLVVDPVMISTSGATLSDDATTQAMVRLLFPRALLVTPNLPEASYLLGRRIARRADMEQAAADLIAMGCPAVLLKGGHLEDDGAAGIAGGLDDMLMLKDGTVRVFTHPRVDTRNLHGTGCTLAAAIASQLARGDALEDAAGKALDYVAQAIAAGAGLRLGSGNGPLNHAFAPRALG
- a CDS encoding PaaI family thioesterase; translation: MSTQLPEIIPAAPGTPEKPYFGIDVPLMRYFGLQPEVIEEGYCRTRLPAHPQLVNSRGDVHGGTLMATLDFTLSGAARSHAPTETGVITIDMSTHFLAAARGELTLEARCLRRGARIAFCEGEVKDAAGTVVCVARAAFKLVPLSSGGN